A portion of the Oncorhynchus masou masou isolate Uvic2021 chromosome 11, UVic_Omas_1.1, whole genome shotgun sequence genome contains these proteins:
- the LOC135548847 gene encoding CREB/ATF bZIP transcription factor-like — protein sequence MITRRRGHSDNTDVEVHTSNCPFEIEVPDFVETIHFKTSPYEDMSSENGDSTGGLELDGLLGIDKLDWTFEKDAVSPLFDIGLTELGVGNTTDHDFGIGASRTPSPEGMSAGQKRKRRENLSGRMINKNAIAARMNRLKKKEYVNGLENKVGSLSSENHILKQENVQLNKRVEELEDESRYLRAVLANESMLAQLLSRLSGVNGMKLSSSLFQESNKNEDHDYALPRKLVKSEKETSGGVCLHVDKNHVSVEFCTKCAESANASLKIFLLGDDCSTMLDEWVTERPCLLGSMWILLSEAEEVELAAANLACYFF from the exons ATGATCACCAGACGAAGAGGTCATTCAGACAACACCGATGTGGAGGTGCACACCTCAAATTGTCCTTTTGAAATTGAAGTCCCTGACTTTGTTGAAACTATACATTTTAAAACGAGTCCCTACGAAGACATGAGCTCAGAGAATGGGGATAGTACTGGCGGATTAGAGCTTGATGGTTTACTTGGAATCGACAAGTTAGACTGGACATTTGAGAAGGATGCTGTCTCCCCTCTTTTTGACATTGGATTGACCGAATTAGGTGTGGGTAACACAACAGATCACGATTTTGGAATTGGCGCATCCAGGACGCCATCGCCAGAAGGAATGTCTGCAGGTCagaaaaggaagaggagagagaacctgtCTGGGCGCATGATCAACAAGAACGCCATCGCTGCAAGAATGAATCGTCTGAAAAAGAAGGAATACGTCAACGGGCTGGAGAATAAAGTCGGGTCTCTGTCGTCAGAAAACCACATACTTAAACAGGAAAACGTCCAATTGAATAAGAGGGTGGAAGAGTTGGAAGATGAGTCGAGGTACCTGAGAGCTGTGTTGGCCAACGAGAGTATGTTAGCCCAGCTGTTGTCAAGGCTGAGCGGTGTGAATGGCATGAAATTATCTTCCTCACTTTTCCAGGAGTCCAACAAGAACGAAGACCACGATTATGCCTTGCCTAGGAAACTTGTGAAGAGTGAGAAGGAGACCTCTGGTGGCGTCTGTCTGCACGTGGACAAGAACCACGTCTCAGTGGAGTTCTGCACTAAGTGTGCAGAGAGTGCAAACGCATCACTCAAAAT TTTTCTTCTAGGTGATGATTGTTCAACCATGCTGGATGAATGGGTTACAGAACGTCCCTGTCTGCTTGGCTCCATG TGGATTCTGCTGTCGGAAGCTGAAGAGGTGGAACTCGCTGCTGCCAACTTGgcctgttattttttttaa
- the tmem126a gene encoding transmembrane protein 126A, with amino-acid sequence MSENSNVVVQKGTSRTVSRALIIQMMAENFERLPELDRKIFTYGPMYLGGNGAFAGLIANSLYRRALNVTQGRFTSNLPMAVLPFLTTVAMYNVAVSKPLLSGDLNCPTCVLIRGALVGAVGAGVYPILLALPVNAGLATRYNTTPLPEKGNVLRFWMNVTQPILRKMGVVIVLQVFFGTYLSSRHFDSYLKLIQLSTSNGEELQD; translated from the exons ATGTCAGAAAACAGCAATGTCGTTGTACAGAAAGGCACCAGCCGCACAGTTTCCAGAGCCCTGATCATTCAAATGATGGCGGAAAATTTCGAACGGTTGCCTGAACTTGACAG GAAAATCTTCACCTATGGCCCCATGTACCTGGGAGGTAATGGGGCATTTGCAGGACTGATTGCCAACAGCTTATACAGGAGAGCACTGAATGTCACTCAAGGGCGTTTTACATCAAATCTCCCAATGGCTGTCCTACCATTCTTGACAACAGTGGCCATGTATAATGTAGCTGTATCCAAACCATTATTGTCTG GTGACCTTAACTGTCCAACCTGTGTCCTGATAAGAGGTGCCCTTGTCGGCGCAGTTGGTGCTGGCGTATATCCTATTCTGTTGGCTTTGCCTGTGAATGCAGGCCTTGCAACCAG GTACAACACTACACCATTGCCAGAAAAGGGAAACGTCCTCCGTTTTTGGATGAACGTTACCCAACCCATCTTAAGGAAAATGGGTGTTGTGATAGTACTACAGGTGTTCTTTGGAACCTACCTAAGCTCCAGACACTTTGACAGCTACTTGAAGTTGATTCAGTTGTCCACCTCAAATGGTGAGGAGCTTCAGGATTAA